GAGCTTGGCGCGACAAACGAACAATTAAATTTTCCCATCATTTACGCGGCGGGCAGATTAGGAATGGCGGGCACATCGTCCGATCTCTCCGCTATGGAAAATATTGTACCTCTCTATGAAGCCATCCTTAAATATATTCCTGCTCCGAAAGGCGTGAGTGACGCGCCATTTCAAATGATTGTGGTCTCAATCCAGTATGATAATTTCCAGGGGAAAATCGCGGTGGGCCGGATTGAACGCGGCGTAGCGACAAACGGAATGCAAATCGCGCACATCCGAAGTAACGGAACAATAAAAAATTTCAAAATTACGGAGCTTATGACTTTTTTGGGGCTAAAACGCGTGCCGGTTCCTTCTGTGCAAACAGGGGATATTATAGCGCTTGCGGGAATACCGGAAGTGAATATCGGCGACACTTTGGCGGACGCGGAGCATCCCGAGGCCTTGCCATTAATTACCATTGAAAAACCGACAGTTAAAATGATTTTCTCGGTCAATAATTCTCCTTTCTCCGGCAAAGAAGGGGAATACTGCACCTCGCGCAATCTCCGCGAACGGCTTTTTAAAGAACTTGATAACGATGTGGCGCTTCGTGTAGAAGAAAGCGACTCATCCGATAGATTTTTAGTAAGCGGGCGCGGCGAACTGCACCTCGGGATCCTCATTGAGAAGATGCGGCGCGATGGTTATGAATTTCAGGTTTCAAGACCGGAAGTTATTTTTAAAGAAGAAAACGGCGTAATCTCGGAACCGGCGGAAGATGTTTGGATTGAAGTGCCAGAAAAACATTACGGCCTCATTCTCCAAAAAATGAGCGAACGGAAAGGCGAATTAAGAAATGTGAGTATTGAAAACGGCACGGTTTCATTTCATTTTTTTATTCCCACCCGCGGTCTCATCGGCTTCCGAAATGAATTTATGATAGAAACCCGAGGTACCGGCATTATCAATTCGCTTTTCTCGGGTTATTTCCCGAAATTTGATTCTGTCCCGGGGAATCCCCACGGTTCACTTGTTGTTCACGAAGCAGGCGTGACCACCGCCTACGCGCTTTTGCGCGCCCAGGAAAGGGGAGTGATGTTTGTCGGGCCGGGTGAAAAAGTTTATGAAGGCCAAGTAGTGGGGCAAAACGCCAAGACGGAGGACATTTCGGTGAATGTCTGCCGGCAAAAACAGCTTACCAACTTCCGGGCAAAAACCGACGCGGTGACTGACGACTTAATCCCGCCGCGCGTTCTTTCATTGGAACAAGCGCTTGAGTACATCGGCGATGACGAGCTTTTAGAAGTAACGCCCAAAAGCATCAGAATCAGAAAATTATTCTTAACCGAAATTGAAAGAAAAAGACATAATAGATAAATAATTTTATATAACTATTTTTCCGATTTTATTTTATTCAGAATCTCTTTCACTTTTTCCAAACTGTCCCAATCATAAACGGAAATCGGGAGAACATTTTTGTTAATTTTTTTCAGGGCGGTGATTTTCTTTTTTATTTCTTTTGCCGGCATTGTGTCGCTTTTGCTCAAAAATACATATTCAATTTTCTTTATCAGCTCTTTACTGTATGTTTTGAGCTCATTTTTGATTATTTTGTAATCTTTCACGGGATTTTCCGATTCCGCGGAAATTAAATGAAAAAGAATTTTTGTGCGTTCAATGTGGCGGAGAAATTTTATGCCCAAACCTTTGCCGCCTGACGCGCCTTCAATAAGCCCTGGAATATCCGCGAGAATAAGTTCATAATATACTCCAAGATTCGGCTCTAATGTAGTAAAGGGATAATTCGCGACTTTGCTGTTTGCTTTTGTAAGTTCGTTTATCAAACTGGATTTTCCCGCGTTCGGCAATCCTATGAGACCCACGTCAGCTATGAGTTTGAGTTCTAATCTTAGAGTGAACTGCTCGCCGGGTATTCCTTCTAGAAATTGCTTCGGAGTGGTATTTTTGGGAGAACGAAACTTAAAATTTCCTTTTCCGCCGTGGCCGCCTTTTGCGATGAAAATTCTCTCGCCGATTTTTAATACTTCTTCGGTTTTCCCCGTCTCAATTTTTTGGATTATCGTTCCCACGGGAACTTTTAAAACAATATCGCTTCCGTCAGGGCCGTCTCTGAATTGCCCTTGCCCGTTTGAGCCATCTATGGCCTTAATATTTTTTTTGTATCTGAACTGGCTCAAGGCATTTAAGTCGGAAACGCCTTCAAAATAAATACTGCCGCCGCGACCGCCGCTTCCGCCAACTGGGCCCAAACTCATCATATTTTTGTTGAAAGCCACGGCGCCTCTGCCACCGTTACCGGCTTCAACTTTAATTGTTACGTCGTCAATTAACATAAAAACAGTATAAGCGTTCTTCGGAGGTTATCCTAACGGCCAAACTAGCCGCGTCTTGGTATTTTTAACCGATACGCTGGATTATCTCTTTTATGCTTTTAACTAAACCGTTCTCAAAATTTACCTTAGGTTCCCAGCCGAGATGTTTTTTTGCCTTGGTATAACTGCCCCAAAAGCCGGAAACATCGTAAGAACGCTCCGGAATATTAACTATTTTTGAGCGACTTTCCGTGATTTTTATTATGAGTTTTGCAAGATCATAGAGCGAGATAGGATTGTTGGCGCTTAGAGTGAAGTCATCGCAAAAGCCATTCGGCTTATTTTTAACATACCCGATAGTTTTATTCACTCCATTAATTACGTCATCAATATAAACAAAATCAAACATCTTCTTCTTGCCGTTGCCCTCAAGAGTTATCGGCTTATTCTTCAAGGCGAGAATTATGAAACGGGGGATAACCCGGTCCAGAATATCGTCGGCTCCGGTATAAACCCCGCAAAAGCGCAGAATGAGCGCGCGCAAGCCGTAATTACGGGCGTACTGTTGCATTAGATCTTCGCCGGCAACCTTGGAAACGGCGTAGGCGTTCAAAGGCAGACGCAAACTTTTTTCGGTTACTGGAAATTTGGTATGACCGCCATAA
The window above is part of the bacterium genome. Proteins encoded here:
- a CDS encoding GDP-mannose 4,6-dehydratase: MKILLTGGSGYVGTCLRRKLGHIYSFINYDIKNNPKDDVRDLARLERAVRGVSGVIHLAAISRPKVAFIDPHTCLTTNIGGTANVLEAVRKKNPKAWVVFSSSREVYGGHTKFPVTEKSLRLPLNAYAVSKVAGEDLMQQYARNYGLRALILRFCGVYTGADDILDRVIPRFIILALKNKPITLEGNGKKKMFDFVYIDDVINGVNKTIGYVKNKPNGFCDDFTLSANNPISLYDLAKLIIKITESRSKIVNIPERSYDVSGFWGSYTKAKKHLGWEPKVNFENGLVKSIKEIIQRIG
- the obgE gene encoding GTPase ObgE, giving the protein MLIDDVTIKVEAGNGGRGAVAFNKNMMSLGPVGGSGGRGGSIYFEGVSDLNALSQFRYKKNIKAIDGSNGQGQFRDGPDGSDIVLKVPVGTIIQKIETGKTEEVLKIGERIFIAKGGHGGKGNFKFRSPKNTTPKQFLEGIPGEQFTLRLELKLIADVGLIGLPNAGKSSLINELTKANSKVANYPFTTLEPNLGVYYELILADIPGLIEGASGGKGLGIKFLRHIERTKILFHLISAESENPVKDYKIIKNELKTYSKELIKKIEYVFLSKSDTMPAKEIKKKITALKKINKNVLPISVYDWDSLEKVKEILNKIKSEK
- the typA gene encoding translational GTPase TypA, whose amino-acid sequence is MNSIRNISIIAHVDHGKSTLVDALLKQSETNLGKLVNDELIMDSNELERERGITIFSKNAAVIYRETKINIIDTPGHADFGGEVERVLNMADGSLLLVDAQEGPMPQTRFVLKKALDAKHKIIVVINKIDKPNARVNHVLEKIIELFMELGATNEQLNFPIIYAAGRLGMAGTSSDLSAMENIVPLYEAILKYIPAPKGVSDAPFQMIVVSIQYDNFQGKIAVGRIERGVATNGMQIAHIRSNGTIKNFKITELMTFLGLKRVPVPSVQTGDIIALAGIPEVNIGDTLADAEHPEALPLITIEKPTVKMIFSVNNSPFSGKEGEYCTSRNLRERLFKELDNDVALRVEESDSSDRFLVSGRGELHLGILIEKMRRDGYEFQVSRPEVIFKEENGVISEPAEDVWIEVPEKHYGLILQKMSERKGELRNVSIENGTVSFHFFIPTRGLIGFRNEFMIETRGTGIINSLFSGYFPKFDSVPGNPHGSLVVHEAGVTTAYALLRAQERGVMFVGPGEKVYEGQVVGQNAKTEDISVNVCRQKQLTNFRAKTDAVTDDLIPPRVLSLEQALEYIGDDELLEVTPKSIRIRKLFLTEIERKRHNR